From Pseudomonas sp. StFLB209, a single genomic window includes:
- a CDS encoding aminotransferase, with protein MPLATLIRRSSLPCPQVGVDQALSLLQTHYGLSGSLKALGSQQDCNLLLDTGTRRYVLKICHGDYSTLELAAQHAALEHLSGRPGMRVPAVISALNGEQLLSLELAGQAVHVRLLEFIDGQSLGNAGYLGLEVVTALGELCARVDLALQDFSHPGLERILQWDPRHANALARHLLPVIEDGDERVCLREAVEQARQRLTPLIPALALQAVHLDITEHNVVWARDGQRHWQMQGLIDFGDLLTTWRVADLSVTCAALLHHAEGDPLYILPAIRAYHALNPLRVEELKALWPLIVARATVLVLSSEQQASVEPGNHYIQANLEGEWAIFDVATSVPMALMEAAILAAVGVAIERLPQPAWRPLLPSLAGQGFCSVDLGVLSEHFEAGNWEQDGIDERLLALTARQVGLAASRYGEYRLSRTLPDSAREPDTFALHVELHMPAGTPLHAPLDATLRQTADAALVLVGESFSLRLWGVNSTLPCATSLSAGQLLGTCDGILLLQLCSEPGINAPLFATPGWAAAWRHLCPSPAGLLGFACDAAPLPDPAALLARRDASFARSQKHYYQAPPQIERGWRNHLIDMQGRSYLDMLNNVAVLGHGHPRMAREAARQWSMLNTNSRFHYAAIAEFSERLLKLAPPGMDRVFLVNSGTEANDLAIRLAWAFSGGRDMLSVLEAYHGWSVATDAISTSIADNPQALTTRPDWVHPVTAPNTYRGPFRGPASTADYVRDVEQTLARLDEQGRQVAGFICEPVYGNAGGIPLPPGYLQQVYQQVRERGGVTIADEVQVGYGRLGEYFWGFEEQGVVPDIITLAKGMGNGHPLGAVITRREIAEALEAEGYFFSSAGGSPVSCRIGMAVLDVLEQEKLWDNARTTGAHFKARLQALTDKHPLVGAVHGMGFYLGVELVRDPQTLEPASEETAYLCDRLRELGIFMQPTGDYLNILKIKPPMCTTRQSVDFFVDSVSRVLRELE; from the coding sequence ATGCCGCTTGCCACCCTGATCCGCCGCTCAAGCCTGCCCTGCCCGCAAGTGGGTGTCGACCAGGCCCTGTCATTGCTGCAGACGCATTACGGCCTCAGTGGCTCGCTCAAGGCGTTGGGCAGCCAGCAGGACTGCAACCTGCTGCTCGACACCGGCACCCGGCGCTATGTGCTGAAGATCTGCCACGGCGACTACAGCACCCTGGAGCTGGCTGCCCAGCACGCCGCCCTGGAGCATCTGAGCGGCCGTCCAGGCATGCGCGTGCCAGCGGTGATCAGCGCCCTCAATGGCGAGCAGTTGCTGTCGCTGGAACTGGCCGGGCAGGCGGTGCATGTCCGGCTGCTGGAATTCATCGACGGCCAGTCGCTGGGCAACGCCGGTTATTTGGGGCTTGAGGTGGTCACCGCGCTGGGCGAGCTGTGTGCCAGGGTCGATCTGGCTTTGCAAGACTTCAGCCATCCGGGCCTGGAGCGCATCCTGCAGTGGGACCCGCGGCATGCCAACGCGCTGGCCCGCCACCTGCTACCGGTGATCGAGGACGGCGACGAACGGGTCTGCCTGCGCGAGGCGGTTGAGCAGGCCCGGCAGCGCCTGACGCCGCTGATCCCGGCCCTGGCGCTGCAAGCGGTGCATCTGGATATCACCGAGCACAATGTGGTCTGGGCGCGTGACGGGCAACGCCACTGGCAGATGCAGGGGTTGATCGACTTCGGCGACCTGCTCACGACCTGGCGGGTGGCCGACCTGTCAGTGACCTGTGCGGCACTGCTGCACCATGCCGAAGGCGACCCGCTGTATATCCTGCCGGCAATCCGCGCCTATCACGCGCTCAACCCGTTGCGGGTCGAGGAGCTCAAAGCGCTGTGGCCATTGATCGTTGCCCGCGCCACGGTGCTGGTGCTCAGCAGCGAACAGCAGGCCAGCGTCGAGCCGGGCAACCACTACATCCAGGCCAACCTGGAAGGCGAGTGGGCGATTTTCGATGTCGCCACCTCGGTGCCCATGGCGTTGATGGAAGCGGCGATTCTCGCTGCGGTTGGCGTTGCGATCGAGCGGTTGCCGCAACCCGCCTGGCGGCCGTTGCTGCCGAGCCTGGCCGGGCAGGGCTTCTGCAGCGTGGACCTGGGCGTGCTCAGCGAGCACTTCGAGGCCGGCAACTGGGAGCAGGACGGCATCGATGAGCGATTACTGGCCCTGACCGCGCGCCAGGTCGGGCTGGCCGCCAGCCGTTATGGGGAATACCGCCTGTCGCGGACCCTGCCCGACAGCGCCCGTGAACCCGATACCTTTGCTCTGCATGTTGAACTGCACATGCCCGCCGGTACGCCGCTGCACGCGCCGCTCGATGCCACCCTGCGCCAGACTGCCGATGCGGCGCTGGTGCTGGTCGGCGAAAGCTTCAGCCTGCGGCTGTGGGGGGTGAACAGTACCCTGCCGTGCGCCACCTCACTGAGTGCCGGGCAGTTGCTGGGCACCTGTGATGGCATCCTGTTGCTGCAACTGTGCAGCGAGCCCGGCATCAATGCGCCATTGTTTGCCACCCCCGGCTGGGCTGCGGCCTGGCGCCACCTGTGCCCGTCGCCGGCGGGGCTGCTGGGCTTTGCCTGTGATGCCGCGCCGTTGCCGGACCCAGCGGCATTGCTGGCGCGCCGCGATGCCAGCTTTGCCCGCTCACAAAAACACTACTATCAGGCCCCGCCGCAGATCGAGCGTGGCTGGCGCAACCACCTGATCGACATGCAGGGCCGCTCGTATCTGGACATGCTCAACAACGTGGCGGTGCTGGGCCATGGTCACCCGCGCATGGCCCGTGAGGCGGCGCGCCAGTGGTCAATGCTCAATACCAACTCGCGCTTTCACTATGCCGCGATTGCCGAATTCTCCGAGCGCCTGCTCAAACTGGCGCCGCCGGGTATGGACCGGGTATTTCTGGTCAATAGCGGCACTGAAGCCAACGACCTGGCGATCCGCCTGGCCTGGGCCTTTAGCGGCGGGCGCGACATGCTTAGCGTGCTGGAGGCCTACCACGGCTGGTCAGTGGCCACCGACGCGATCTCCACCTCGATTGCTGACAACCCGCAAGCGCTGACCACCCGCCCGGACTGGGTGCACCCGGTGACGGCGCCCAATACCTATCGTGGTCCGTTTCGTGGCCCTGCCAGTACCGCCGACTACGTACGCGATGTCGAACAGACCCTGGCCAGGCTGGACGAGCAGGGCCGCCAGGTGGCCGGTTTCATCTGCGAACCGGTGTATGGCAACGCCGGCGGCATCCCCCTGCCACCGGGTTACTTGCAGCAGGTCTACCAGCAAGTGCGCGAGCGTGGCGGGGTGACCATTGCCGACGAAGTCCAGGTCGGCTATGGCCGCCTGGGTGAGTACTTCTGGGGATTCGAAGAGCAGGGTGTGGTGCCGGACATCATTACCCTGGCCAAGGGCATGGGTAACGGCCATCCGCTGGGCGCCGTGATCACCCGCCGCGAAATCGCCGAGGCGCTGGAAGCCGAAGGCTATTTCTTCTCATCGGCCGGTGGCAGCCCGGTCAGTTGCCGGATCGGCATGGCCGTACTCGACGTACTGGAACAGGAAAAACTCTGGGACAACGCCCGCACCACAGGCGCCCACTTCAAGGCCCGGCTGCAAGCGCTGACCGATAAACATCCGCTGGTCGGCGCCGTGCATGGCATGGGCTTCTACCTGGGTGTGGAACTGGTTCGCGACCCACAGACCCTGGAACCCGCCAGCGAAGAAACCGCCTACCTGTGCGATCGCCTGCGCGAGCTGGGCATCTTCATGCAACCGACCGGCGACTACCTCAACATCCTCAAAATCAAACCCCCTATGTGCACCACCCGGCAAAGCGTCGACTTCTTCGTCGACAGCGTTTCCAGAGTCCTGCGCGAACTGGAATGA